Proteins encoded in a region of the Bifidobacteriaceae bacterium genome:
- a CDS encoding aldo/keto reductase, with protein sequence MLYTHLGRIGLKVSRLCLGTMNFGPQADEPTAYRIMDAALDAGLTFFDTANVYGGWGGKPEAHSGWTEEIIGRWFALGDGRREKVVLATKLHGAMNNPLDGPNDQRGYSAYKIKRSVEASLSRLQTDHIELYQMHHIYPHAPWDEVWGAFEDLVAAGKVVYVGSSNFGARHLCWAQQAAQSRHFVGLVSEQHKYSLLTRQPELEVLPAALELGLGVIPWSPLGGGLLGGHALDGQGGERSSNAAAQLDDAVRARLARFHELAASAGVSPANLALAWTLANPAVTAPIIGPRTTEQLAETLAVPEIKLDTDLLAALDEVFPGPGDPGTGADPGAQRATAPWAYAW encoded by the coding sequence ATGCTTTACACCCATCTTGGCCGCATCGGCCTTAAAGTCTCCCGACTGTGCCTCGGCACCATGAACTTCGGGCCGCAAGCCGACGAGCCGACCGCCTATCGCATCATGGACGCCGCGCTTGACGCGGGGCTGACGTTCTTCGACACCGCCAACGTCTACGGCGGCTGGGGCGGCAAGCCGGAGGCCCACTCGGGCTGGACGGAGGAGATCATTGGGCGCTGGTTCGCCCTTGGCGACGGCCGCCGCGAGAAGGTGGTGCTCGCCACCAAGCTTCACGGCGCCATGAATAATCCGCTGGACGGCCCCAACGACCAGCGCGGCTACTCCGCCTACAAGATCAAGCGGTCCGTCGAAGCCTCGCTGAGCCGCCTCCAAACCGACCACATCGAGCTCTACCAGATGCACCACATCTACCCCCACGCTCCGTGGGACGAGGTCTGGGGCGCCTTCGAGGACCTGGTCGCGGCGGGCAAGGTGGTCTACGTCGGCTCATCCAACTTCGGCGCCCGGCATCTCTGCTGGGCTCAGCAGGCCGCGCAGTCCAGGCACTTCGTCGGCCTGGTGTCGGAGCAGCACAAGTACTCGCTCCTCACCCGCCAGCCGGAACTCGAGGTGCTCCCGGCCGCGCTCGAACTGGGGCTCGGCGTGATCCCGTGGTCGCCGCTCGGCGGGGGGCTCCTGGGCGGCCACGCGCTTGACGGCCAAGGCGGCGAACGTTCGTCCAACGCCGCGGCACAGTTGGACGATGCCGTGCGCGCGCGTTTGGCCCGCTTCCACGAGTTGGCCGCCTCCGCCGGCGTCAGCCCCGCGAATCTGGCCCTGGCCTGGACCTTGGCCAATCCGGCCGTGACCGCGCCGATCATTGGGCCAAGGACCACGGAACAACTGGCGGAGACCCTGGCGGTGCCGGAGATCAAGCTCGACACGGACCTGCTGGCGGCCCTGGACGAGGTCTTCCCCGGACCGGGAGACCCTGGCACGGGCGCCGATCCGGGCGCCCAGCGCGCCACCGCGCCTTGGGCTTACGCCTGGTAG
- a CDS encoding bifunctional methylenetetrahydrofolate dehydrogenase/methenyltetrahydrofolate cyclohydrolase translates to MTARVLDGRRAAAQIKEDLKARVAALRAQGVQPGLGTVLVGEDPGSVIYVNGKHRDCAEVGIASIRADLPGDASQDQVMATLARLNADPACTGYIVQLPLPPALDADAIIKAIDPAKDADGLHPANLGALVLNVNAPVATPLPCTPRGIIDLIARNGLDLRGAHVVVLGRGITVGRSIGLLFTRREINATVTLTHTGTKNLPDLLRQADVIVAAAGFPGLVRAEDVKPGAVVLDVGVSRVAGADGKLAIAGDVAPEVAQVAGWLSPNPGGVGPMTRAMLLTNVVEAAERAAAASR, encoded by the coding sequence ATGACGGCGCGGGTGTTGGACGGCCGCCGCGCCGCCGCCCAAATCAAGGAAGACCTGAAAGCGAGGGTCGCGGCGCTCCGCGCCCAAGGGGTCCAGCCCGGATTGGGCACGGTGCTGGTGGGGGAAGACCCCGGATCGGTCATCTACGTCAACGGCAAGCACCGCGACTGCGCGGAGGTCGGGATCGCCTCGATCCGAGCCGACCTGCCGGGCGACGCCAGCCAAGACCAGGTCATGGCCACGCTGGCGCGGCTGAACGCGGACCCCGCCTGCACCGGCTACATTGTCCAACTGCCGTTGCCGCCCGCGCTGGATGCCGACGCGATCATCAAAGCCATCGATCCGGCCAAAGACGCGGACGGCCTGCACCCCGCCAACCTGGGGGCGTTGGTGCTGAACGTCAACGCGCCTGTCGCCACGCCGCTGCCGTGCACGCCGCGCGGGATTATCGACCTGATCGCCCGGAACGGCCTGGACCTGCGCGGAGCCCATGTGGTTGTGCTGGGCAGGGGCATCACCGTGGGACGGTCGATCGGCCTGCTGTTCACCCGCCGCGAGATCAACGCCACCGTCACGCTGACCCACACGGGCACCAAGAACCTGCCGGACCTGCTGCGCCAGGCGGACGTGATCGTGGCCGCCGCCGGGTTCCCCGGCCTGGTGCGCGCCGAAGACGTCAAACCGGGCGCGGTGGTCCTGGACGTGGGGGTGAGCCGGGTGGCCGGCGCGGACGGCAAGCTCGCCATAGCCGGGGACGTCGCCCCGGAGGTCGCCCAGGTGGCGGGCTGGCTCTCGCCCAACCCGGGCGGGGTCGGACCCATGACCCGAGCCATGCTCCTGACCAACGTGGTCGAGGCGGCCGAACGCGCCGCCGCCGCAAGCCGATAA
- a CDS encoding serine hydroxymethyltransferase, protein MPLEEVDPEIAAVLDGELARQRRTLEMIASENFVPRGVLEAQGSVLTNKYAEGYPGRRYYGGCEVVDIAEELAIARAKELFGADYANVQPHSGAQANAAALAAMMEPGEKLLGLELAHGGHLTHGMKLNFSGKLYQVAAYQVDRVTNRIEPEAVRAAALEHRPQVIIAGWSAYPRHLDFAAFREIADEVGARLWVDMAHFAGLVAAGLHPNPVPFADVTTSTVHKTLGGPRSGFILSRSQEEWGKKLNSAVFPGQQGGPLMHVIAAKAVAFKIAMTDGFRDRQVRTLEGAQILSERLSAGDVKAAGVSVLTGGTDVHLVLVDLRESPLDGRQAEDLLEEVGITVNRNAVPYDPRPPMITSGLRIGTPALATRGFGPAEFTEVADVIATALREGDGADVAALRSRTARLADDFPLYTGLAQ, encoded by the coding sequence GTGCCTCTGGAGGAAGTCGACCCGGAAATCGCCGCCGTGCTGGACGGGGAACTGGCCCGCCAGCGGCGCACCCTTGAGATGATCGCCTCGGAGAACTTCGTGCCGCGCGGAGTGCTTGAAGCCCAAGGGTCGGTGCTGACCAACAAGTACGCCGAAGGCTATCCGGGAAGGCGCTATTACGGCGGTTGCGAGGTCGTGGACATCGCCGAGGAACTGGCGATCGCTCGAGCCAAGGAGCTCTTCGGGGCGGATTACGCCAACGTCCAGCCGCACTCCGGGGCGCAGGCCAACGCGGCCGCCTTGGCGGCCATGATGGAGCCGGGGGAGAAGCTGCTGGGCCTGGAACTGGCCCACGGCGGGCATCTGACCCACGGCATGAAGCTGAACTTCTCCGGCAAGCTGTACCAGGTCGCGGCGTACCAGGTTGACCGCGTGACCAACCGGATCGAGCCGGAGGCCGTGCGGGCGGCGGCGCTGGAGCACCGGCCGCAGGTGATCATCGCCGGCTGGTCGGCCTACCCCCGGCACCTGGACTTCGCGGCGTTCCGCGAGATCGCGGACGAGGTCGGCGCGCGGCTGTGGGTCGACATGGCGCACTTCGCCGGGCTGGTGGCGGCCGGGCTGCATCCGAACCCCGTGCCCTTCGCGGACGTCACCACCTCCACCGTGCACAAGACCCTGGGCGGGCCGCGCTCCGGGTTCATTTTGTCCCGCAGCCAGGAGGAATGGGGCAAGAAGCTGAACTCGGCGGTGTTCCCCGGCCAGCAGGGCGGCCCGCTGATGCACGTGATCGCGGCCAAGGCCGTGGCGTTCAAGATCGCCATGACGGACGGCTTCCGCGACCGGCAGGTCCGCACGCTTGAGGGCGCCCAGATTCTGTCGGAGCGCCTGTCCGCCGGAGACGTCAAAGCGGCCGGGGTGTCGGTCTTGACCGGCGGCACCGACGTGCACCTGGTCTTGGTGGACTTGCGCGAATCGCCGCTCGACGGCCGCCAGGCCGAGGACCTGTTGGAAGAGGTCGGCATCACCGTCAACCGGAACGCCGTGCCGTACGACCCGCGCCCCCCCATGATCACGTCCGGCCTCAGAATTGGCACGCCCGCCCTGGCCACCAGGGGATTCGGGCCCGCCGAGTTCACGGAGGTGGCCGACGTGATCGCCACCGCGCTCAGGGAGGGGGACGGCGCGGACGTGGCCGCCCTGCGCTCCCGCACCGCCCGGCTGGCCGACGATTTCCCGCTGTACACGGGCCTAGCCCAATGA
- a CDS encoding ATP-binding cassette domain-containing protein — translation MSRAFGSLQALDKVSFQVRPGRLTGFVGANGAGKTTAMRIIMGVLSSDSGEVEFEGRPTSPQVASGFGYMPEERGLYPKMGVREQLVFFAELHGLDSAKARQNTDGLLERLGLTARAADKVEKLSLGNQQRAQIAAALVHDPAALILDEPFSGLDPMAVDVVMGVLRDFASRGAPILFSSHQLDVVERITDDLVIIAAGQVKAQGATAALRERYAGSRYRLTVPSALGAAAEARIAAIPGVGAVNVTGDGAGGTGTASGTEICFDAEPGVAQQALAETVAVGPVEGFGRVVPPLSEVFKEVVA, via the coding sequence GTGAGCCGCGCGTTCGGCTCGCTGCAAGCCTTGGACAAGGTCAGTTTCCAGGTCCGGCCGGGCCGATTGACGGGGTTCGTGGGCGCCAACGGCGCCGGCAAGACCACCGCGATGCGGATCATCATGGGGGTGCTCTCCTCCGATTCGGGGGAGGTGGAGTTCGAGGGCCGGCCGACCAGCCCGCAAGTCGCGTCCGGGTTCGGCTACATGCCGGAGGAACGCGGCCTCTACCCGAAAATGGGCGTGCGCGAACAACTGGTCTTCTTCGCGGAACTCCACGGCCTGGACTCCGCGAAGGCGCGGCAGAACACCGATGGCCTGCTTGAACGCTTGGGCTTGACGGCGCGGGCGGCGGACAAGGTGGAGAAACTGTCGCTGGGCAACCAGCAGCGGGCGCAGATCGCCGCCGCGCTGGTCCACGACCCGGCCGCCCTGATCCTGGACGAGCCCTTCTCCGGCCTGGATCCCATGGCCGTCGACGTGGTCATGGGCGTGCTCCGCGACTTCGCCAGCCGGGGAGCGCCCATCTTGTTCTCCTCCCACCAGCTTGACGTGGTGGAACGCATCACCGACGACTTGGTGATCATCGCGGCCGGCCAGGTCAAGGCGCAAGGCGCCACCGCCGCGCTCAGAGAACGGTACGCGGGCTCCCGCTACCGCCTGACCGTGCCGTCCGCCCTGGGCGCCGCCGCCGAGGCGCGGATCGCCGCCATCCCGGGCGTCGGCGCGGTCAACGTTACGGGGGACGGGGCTGGGGGCACGGGGACGGCATCGGGCACTGAAATCTGTTTCGACGCCGAGCCGGGGGTGGCGCAACAGGCGCTCGCGGAAACCGTGGCCGTGGGGCCGGTGGAAGGGTTCGGCCGGGTGGTGCCGCCGCTCAGCGAGGTGTTCAAGGAGGTGGTCGCGTGA